The genomic region TGCCCGCCCACCAGGCCACCGATACCGAGGCCGAGGTTCTGCAGGAAGAACTGCATCGCGAAGGCACGGGTGCGGGTCGAGGAGCTCGAGCACCACACCAGCATCGTCGCGAGGGCCGGCTGCATGACGGCGGTGCCGGCACCGAGGACAGCGGCGGAGAGCACGGCGGACGTCACGCCGTTCGAGACGCCGAGAGCGCAGGCGCCCACAGCGGCCGCGGCGGCGGCGACGATCAGCACCGGCAGCGGGCCGCGCCGGTCGATGGCCCGCCCGGTGAACGGCAGTACGGCCAGCGCCGCCATGGCGAAGACGGCCAGCACGACACCTGCCGTACCGGCACCGAGATCCCGCACCTGCGCCACGTAGACGTACAGATACGGGACGGTGAACCCGAGGCCGAACGCGCTCAGCGCGCTCCCCAGCTGGATCCGCCGCAGCGCTGCACCCATCTCCCTGGTCACACTCACCTACCTCAAGAAACGACTTTCCAGAACACAGACTCGTAGACTTTAACACTAAAGTTAGATGCTGAACTCTTCACTCTGAAGGACTTCGAAGGCGATGAAGAGCGTGCGATACTGCCCGCCATGTCTGACACCACCGAGCAGCCCGAGCTCCAGGAGCCGAGCCTCGACGAGCAGATCGCTGCCTACCAGCGCGAGTTCCGGGACCTCGACCCGCAGGTCGAGCAGATCGTCTCCGCGCTGGGCAGGCTGAACCGCCGGATGAACGTCGCCTACGGCAGACAGGTCGCCGCACTCGGCATCAGCAACGCCGAGTGGGAGGTCCTCAAGACCCTGGTCCTGTCCGGCACCCCCTACCGGCTGGGCCCGGGTGAGCTCGCCAAGCGTCTCGGGCTCACTCCCGCCGCGATGACCCACCGCATCGACCGCATGGCAGGCGAAGGCCTGGTCACGCGGGACCGGGACGAGAACAACCGGGTGCGCGTCATCGTGGAGCTCACCGACGAGGGCCGTACGAAGTGGCTCGAGGCGATGCGGATGGCCACCACCTTCGAGGAGGACCTCCTCCAGGACCTCTCGGGCGACGAGCGCGGAGCGCTGGGCGAGATCCTGATCCGGCTCCTGCGCCGCGTGGAGCACGAACAGCCGGACGCGGGCGGCCGGCTCACCGACCTGGACTGACGGTCAGCGGCGGGGCGGGAAGGGGGGCTTGACACGCCTCCCTCCCGTCCGTAAGGTTCTTCGAGTTGTCACGGAGCCGGTACGGTTCTGCGGCAGCCGATCCCGCCGCGAATGCGGCAACCAAACTCAGCACGATCTCCCACCGGGGAGAATTTCGGCATGCCGGAATTCAATTCGCAGGCTCGATTATGAGTCGCCGGGAGAATCCGCTAGAGTTTGAGCGTCGGAACGGCCCAACGGCCGGGAAGACAACCCCCACTGACTGGGAATCAGGCCCGAAAGGATCTGATAGAGTCGGACTCGCCGGAAAGGGAAACGCGAAAGCGAAGAACTGGAAAGCGAACAGCAGGAACCCGCTTCGGCCGGGAATCGGACACGAAAGAGTCTGATAGAGTCGGAAACGCAAGAACGAAGGGAAGCGCCCGGAGGGCCCCGGTGAAACGGGACCAAAGGAAGCGTCCGTTCCTTGAGAACTCAACAGCGTGCCAAAAGTCAACGCCAGATATGTTGATACCCCGGCCTGCTTCGGCAGGTTGGTGGTTCCTTTGAAAAGTCCTACCGGTCCTTCGGGTCGGGTAGGCAACAACAGCGAGGACGCTGTGAACGACCGGTCTTATTCCGACCTGGTCGTTCCGCTCTCGTGTTGTGATCCCGATTACGGGAAAACATTCACGGAGAGTTTGATCCTGGCTCAGGACGAACGCTGGCGGCGTGCTTAACACATGCAAGTCGAACGATGAAGCCCTTCGGGGTGGATTAGTGGCGAACGGGTGAGTAACACGTGGGCAATCTGCCCTTCACTCTGGGACAAGCCCTGGAAACGGGGTCTAATACCGGATAACACTCTGTCCCGCATGGGACGGGGTTAAAAGCTCCGGCGGTGAAGGATGAGCCCGCGGCCTATCAGCTTGTTGGTGGGGTGATGGCCTACCAAGGCGACGACGGGTAGCCGGCCTGAGAGGGCGACCGGCCACACTGGGACTGAGACACGGCCCAGACTCCTACGGGAGGCAGCAGTGGGGAATATTGCACAATGGGCGAAAGCCTGATGCAGCGACGCCGCGTGAGGGATGACGGCCTTCGGGTTGTAAACCTCTTTCAGCAGGGAAGAAGCGAAAGTGACGGTACCTGCAGAAGAAGCGCCGGCTAACTACGTGCCAGCAGCCGCGGTAATACGTAGGGCGCAAGCGTTGTCCGGAATTATTGGGCGTAAAGAGCTCGTAGGCGGCTTGTCACGTCGGATGTGAAAGCCCGGGGCTTAACCCCGGGTCTGCATTCGATACGGGCTAGCTAGAGTGTGGTAGGGGAGATCGGAATTCCTGGTGTAGCGGTGAAATGCGCAGATATCAGGAGGAACACCGGTGGCGAAGGCGGATCTCTGGGCCATTACTGACGCTGAGGAGCGAAAGCGTGGGGAGCGAACAGGATTAGATACCCTGGTAGTCCACGCCGTAAACGTTGGGAACTAGGTGTTGGCGACATTCCACGTCGTCGGTGCCGCAGCTAACGCATTAAGTTCCCCGCCTGGGGAGTACGGCCGCAAGGCTAAAACTCAAAGGAATTGACGGGGGCCCGCACAAGCAGCGGAGCATGTGGCTTAATTCGACGCAACGCGAAGAACCTTACCAAGGCTTGACATATACCGGAAAGCATCAGAGATGGTGCCCCCCTTGTGGTCGGTATACAGGTGGTGCATGGCTGTCGTCAGCTCGTGTCGTGAGATGTTGGGTTAAGTCCCGCAACGAGCGCAACCCTTGTTCTGTGTTGCCAGCATGCCCTTCGGGGTGATGGGGACTCACAGGAGACTGCCGGGGTCAACTCGGAGGAAGGTGGGGACGACGTCAAGTCATCATGCCCCTTATGTCTTGGGCTGCACACGTGCTACAATGGCCGGTACAATGAGCTGCGATGCCGCGAGGCGGAGCGAATCTCAAAAAGCCGGTCTCAGTTCGGATTGGGGTCTGCAACTCGACCCCATGAAGTCGGAGTTGCTAGTAATCGCAGATCAGCATTGCTGCGGTGAATACGTTCCCGGGCCTTGTACACACCGCCCGTCACGTCACGAAAGTCGGTAACACCCGAAGCCGGTGGCCCAACCCCTTGTGGGAGGGAGCTGTCGAAGGTGGGACTGGCGATTGGGACGAAGTCGTAACAAGGTAGCCGTACCGGAAGGTGCGGCTGGATCACCTCCTTTCTAAGGAGCATCTAGATTCTCTTCGGGGAATCCAGAGGCCATTACGTCGGCAAATGTTCGACGGTGGTTGCTCATGGGTGGAACGTTGACTATTCGGCACGACAGGTTGTCTTTGTGAGTACTGCTTCGGCGTGGAAAGTGAAGAGGGTCGGTCGGGTCGGGCACGCTGTTGGGTATCTGAAGGTACGGGCTCGTTTGAGTCTGTCCCTTTGGTTGCCGGCCCCAGTGCACTCACCTGTAAGGGTGGGGTGATGGGTGGCTGGTCGTTGTTTGAGAACTGCACAGTGGACGCGAGCATCTGTGGCCAAGTTTTTAAGGGCGCACGGTGGATGCCTTGGCACCAGGAACCGATGAAGGACGTGGGAGGCCACGATAGTCCCCGGGGAGCTGTCAACCAAGCTTTGATCCGGGGGTTTCCGAATGGGGAAACCCGGCAGTCGTCATGGGCTGTCACCCGCTGCTGAACACATAGGCAGTGTGGAGGGAACGAGGGGAAGTGAAACATCTCAGTACCCTCAGGAAGAGAAAACAACCGTGATTCCGGGAGTAGTGGCGAGCGAAACTGGATGAGGCCAAACCGTATGCGTGTGATACCCGGCAGGGGTTGCGCATACGGGGTTGTGGGATCTCTTTTTCACAGTCTGCCGGCTGTGAGGCGAGTCAGAAACCGTTGATGTAGGCGAAGGACATGCGAAAGGTCCGGCGTAGAGGGTAAGACCCCCGTAGCTGAAACATTAACGGCTCGTTTAAGAGACACCCAAGTAGCACGGGGCCCGAGAAATCCCGTGTGAATCTGGCGGGACCACCCGCTAAGCCTAAATATTCCCTGGTGACCGATAGCGGATAGTACCGTGAGGGAATGGTGAAAAGTACCGCGGGAGCGGAGTGAAATAGTACCTGAAACCGTGTGCCTACAAGCCGTGGGAGCGTCGCTGTATGTGCTTGCACATGCAGTCGTGACTGCGTGCCTTTTGAAGAATGAGCCTGCGAGTTAGCGGTGTGTAGCGAGGTTAACCCGTGTGGGGAAGCCGTAGCGAAAGCGAGTCCGAACAGGGCGATTGAGTTGCACGCTCTAGACCCGAAGCGGAGTGATCTAGCCATGGGCAGGTTGAAGCGGAGGTAAGACTTCGTGGAGGACCGAACCCACCAGGGTTGAAAACCTGGGGGATGACCTGTGGTTAGGGGTGAAAGGCCAATCAAACTCCGTGATAGCTGGTTCTCCCCGAAATGCATTTAGGTGCAGCGTCGTGTGTTTCTTGCCGGAGGTAGAGCACTGGATAGGCGATGGGCCCTACCGGGTTACTGACCTTAGCCAAACTCCGAATGCCGGTAAGTGAGAGCACGGCAGTGAGACTGTGGGGGATAAGCTCCATGGTCGAGAGGGAAACAGCCCAGAGCATCGACTAAGGCCCCTAAGCGTACGCTAAGTGGGAAAGGATGTGGAGTCGCAGAGACAACCAGGAGGTTGGCTTAGAAGCAGCCACCCTTGAAAGAGTGCGTAATAGCTCACTGGTCAAGTGATTCCGCGCCGACAATGTAGCGGGGCTCAAGCGTACCGCCGAAGTCGTGTCATTCCAGCACATACCCCCAACGGGGGCTGGGATGGGTAGGGGAGCGTCGTGTGCCGGGTGAAGCAGCCGCGGAAGCGAGTTGTGGACGGTTCACGAGTGAGAATGCAGGCATGAGTAGCGATACACACGTGAGAAACGTGTGCGCCGATTGACTAAGGGTTCCTGGGTCAAGCTGATCTGCCCAGGGTAAGTCGGGACCTAAGGCGAGGCCGACAGGCGTAGTCGATGGACAACCGGTTGATATTCCGGTACCCGCTTTGAAACGCCCAATACTGAATCAGGCGATGCTAAGTCCGTGAAGCCGGCCCGATCTCTTCGGAGTTGAGGGTAGTGGTGGAGCCGACGAACCAGACTTGTACTAGGTAAGCGATGGGGTGACGCAGGAAGGTAGTCCA from Streptomyces sp. QL37 harbors:
- a CDS encoding MarR family transcriptional regulator — encoded protein: MSDTTEQPELQEPSLDEQIAAYQREFRDLDPQVEQIVSALGRLNRRMNVAYGRQVAALGISNAEWEVLKTLVLSGTPYRLGPGELAKRLGLTPAAMTHRIDRMAGEGLVTRDRDENNRVRVIVELTDEGRTKWLEAMRMATTFEEDLLQDLSGDERGALGEILIRLLRRVEHEQPDAGGRLTDLD